The Fusarium falciforme chromosome 7, complete sequence genome window below encodes:
- a CDS encoding D-amino-acid oxidase — protein sequence MANTVVVIGAGVIGLTSALLLAKEGNVVTVVAKHMPGDYDAEYASPWAGANVIPLAPKEGSRWERRTWVALKKLTEETPEAGIHFQTTHVIRRNKDMEADTSGFSSHFYQDNPWFKEIFNNFRENLPSEVAPGYDSGFQYQGICMNTAIFLPWILGQCLKYGVVVKRGIISHIKEAKHLSHTGRTANIIVNATGLGSLKLGGVEDTTVAPSRGQIVVVRNETPKNFPLFMCSSTLDGSGEEIYAMQRAAGGGTVIGGTYQIGNWDSQPDPNTANRIMERIVTLCPEIADGKGVSGLSVVRHGVGFRPWRKDGLRLEEEKLDDETWIIHNYGHSGWGYMGSFGCAEGVVELVEKVTKARAKL from the exons ATGGCCAATACCGTCGTTGTTATCGG TGCCGGTGTGATTGGTTTGACGTCAGCTTTGCTGCTGGCCAAAGAAGGCAATGTCGTTACTGTGGTAGCTAAACACATGCCCGGTGACTATGACGCTGAATATGCCTCGCCTTGGGCGGGCGCCAACGTGATTCC GTTGGCACCTAAGGAGGGAAGCCGCTGGGAACGAAGAACTTGGGTCGCTCTCAAGAAGTTGACTGAAGAAACCCCTGAAGCAGGGATTCATTTCCAGA CGACCCATGTCATCCGCCGAAACAAGGACATGGAGGCCGACACGTCTGGCTTCTCATCTCACTTCTACCAGGATAACCCATGGTTCAAAGAGATCTTCAACAATTTCCGCGAAAATCTCCCGTCAGAAGTGGCTCCTGGGTACGACTCGGGATTCCAGTATCAGGGTATCTGTATGAACACAGCAATCTTTCTCCCGTGGATTCTCGGCCAGTGTCTCAAGTACGGCGTTGTGGTAAAACGTGGTATCATCTCTCACATCAAAGAAGCCAAGCACCTGAGTCACACAGGCCGAACAGCCAATATCATCGTTAATGCCACTGGTCTCGGCTCCCTGAAGCTTGGTGGCGTTGAGGATACAACAGTAGCTCCCTCCCGCGGTCAGATCGTGGTTGTGCGAAACGAGACCCCCAAGAATTTCCCTCTCTTCATGTGCTCGAGCACCCTCGATGGGAGCGGTGAGGAGATTTATGCCATGCAGAGAGCAGCTGGCGGTGGCACAGTCATTGGAGGCACATATCAGATCGGCAACTGGGACTCTCAGCCCGATCCCAACACCGCGAATCGGATCATGGAACGAATTGTGACTCTCTGCCCGGAGATTGCTGACGGCAAGGGTGTTTCGGGGTTGAGTGTCGTGCGGCATGGTGTTGGTTTCCGTCCATGGAGGAAGGATGGTCTGaggctcgaggaggagaagctggatgaCGAGACGTGGATTATCCACAACTACGGACACTCCGGTTGGGGTTACATGGGGTCATTTGGCTGTGCCGAAGGAGTTGTTGAGTTGGTTGAAAAGGTGACCAAGGCTCGAGCAAAGTTGTAA